One Drosophila subobscura isolate 14011-0131.10 chromosome U, UCBerk_Dsub_1.0, whole genome shotgun sequence DNA window includes the following coding sequences:
- the LOC117901672 gene encoding phospholipase A1 VesT1.02, whose product MISQLNRITVVGAVALCALAVASPTTTTSTSTEAAPTELSMELSPHCNYTLMKTKTLGVDPSFWKKFFTNLVPFVGSSRSKMQFILFKRDFADCGRELLIDNKENLNKSGFDARHPTRIVIHGWMSQSKGSHIRKVKNAYLSLTHPGVNGEPARYEDFNVIVCDWSKVSTNVNYFGVANMVEDMGFLLADLVRYLHLNADLHYDDVYVIGHSLGAQIAGSAGKQIQPFRFNTIYALDPAGPKFRDQTDEYRIDASDASYVESIQTSVSLGFEQPVGHATFYPNYGKNQKKCYVYGCSHKRAHDYFMESLISPAGFWGPRAERHADGTWILLLSDGEFRMGGEPSIPKNGTFYVKTYAKPPYAMGHRWQMEPDPEEVDDNSTDD is encoded by the exons ATGATCTCGCAGCTGAATCGGATCACAGTCGTTGGTGCTGTGGCACTCTGTGCTCTAGCAGTGG CATCACCTACGACGACCACAAGCACCAGCACGGAGGCAGCGCCCACAGAGCTATCCATGGAGTTATCTCCACACTGCAATTACACGCTAATGAAAACCAAGACCCTTGGCGTGGATCCCTCTTTCTGGAAGAAGTTCTTCACAAATCTGGTACCCTTCGTGGGTAGTTCGAGGagtaaaatgcaatttatacTCTTCAAGCGGGATTTTGCCGATTGCGGAAGGGAATTGCTCATCGACAATAAGGAAAATCTGAATAAGTCTGGCTTCGATGCACGTCACCCGACAAG aatCGTCATACACGGCTGGATGAGTCAGAGCAAGGGTTCGCATATAAGGAAAGTGAAGAACGCATATCTGAGTCTCACCCATCCGGGGGTGAATGGAGAACCCGCGCGCTACGAGGACTTCAATGTCATCGTCTGCGATTGGAGCAAAGTCTCAACGAATGTGAACTACTTTGGTGTGGCCAATATGGTAGAGGATATGGGCTTCCTGCTGGCCGATCTAGTGCGCTATCTGCACCTGAATGCCGATCTGCACTACGATGATGTCTATGTGATTGGCCACTCGCTGGGTGCACAGATCGCGGGCAGTGCCGGCAAGCAGATACAGCCGTTCCGGTTCAACACGATCTATGCGCTGGATCCGGCGGGTCCCAAGTTCCGTGATCAAACCGATGAGTACCGCATCGATGCTAGTGACGCCTCCTACGTGGAGTCCATTCAGACGAGTGTCAGTCTGGGCTTCGAGCAGCCCGTGGGGCATGCCACCTTCTATCCGAACTACGGCAAGAACCAGAAGAAGTGCTATGTCTACGGCTGTTCCCACAAGCGGGCCCACGACTACTTTATGGAGTCGCTGATCAGTCCGGCTGGCTTCTGGGGTCCACGTGCCGAACGTCATGCGGATGGGACGTGGATCCTGCTGCTCAGCGACGGTGAGTTCCGCATGGGCGGAGAGCCATCGATACCCAAGAATGGCACTTTCTATGTGAAGACCTATGCCAAGCCACCATACGCCATGGGCCACAGATGGCAGATGGAACCAGATCCCGAAGAAGTTGATGACAACTCAACGGATGATTAA
- the LOC117900209 gene encoding endonuclease G, mitochondrial-like, which yields MNRKWQLLAVSLVVGLTTVCASFAAGFYTHHEFARRRLQQLIQEDPYAYYISPKIYKVFSFFRTKDEADHRLRQIMKYGFPGLDDLRLYSDFVLSYDRRNRVAHWVCEHLQVDTLQSSQANRARATYRPDLSVPSNFRCTLADYRRSGFDRGHLAAAGNHRALQSHCNETFFLTNIAPQIGRGFNSGAWNKLEIYVRDLTLRFGSVYVCTGPLYKPKQRAGGKLGVEFEMIGLNMVAVPTHFFKVIMVESKLPLGKPYMEGYVLPNTALPDGLDLRSFLCDIREIEHYAGLKFFDGLRNAVFGSNYPRESQVFRVFG from the exons ATGAACCGAAAATGGCAGCTCCTGGCTGTAAGTCTTGTCGTGGGCCTGACTACCGTCTGTGCCTCCTTTGCGGCAGGTTTTTACACTCATCACGAGTTTGCCCGTCGAAGATTGCAGCAGTTGATACAGGAAGATCCCTATGCCTACTACATTAGTCCCAAAATCTATAAAGTG ttttccttttttagaACTAAAGATGAAGCCGATCATCGCCTGAGGCAGATCATGAAGTATGGCTTCCCGGGTCTCGATGATTTACGGCTGTACAGTGACTTTGTGCTGTCGTACGATCGACGGAATCGTGTGGCCCATTGGGTGTGCGAGCATCTGCAGGTGGACACACTGCAATCCAGCCAAGCGAATCGTGCACGCGCCACGTATCGACCGGATCTGAGTGTGCCCTCGAATTTCCGTTGCACTCTCGCGGACTATCGACGATCTGGCTTCGATCGTGGACATCTGGCGGCTGCTGGCAATCATCGTGCACTCCAGAGCCACTGCAACGAGACCTTCTTCCTGACCAACATTGCACCACAAATAGGTCGTGGCTTCAATAGCGGTGCTTGGAACAAACTGGAGATCTATGTGCGGGATCTAACCCTTCGCTTTGGATCGGTCTACGTCTGCACGGGTCCACTGTACAAGCCCAAGCAGCGCGCGGGTGGCAAACTCGGCGTGGAGTTCGAGATGATTGGCTTGAATATGGTGGCCGTGCCAACGCACTTCTTCAAGGTCATCATGGTGGAGTCGAAACTGCCTCTGGGTAAGCCCTATATGGAGGGTTATGTTCTGCCCAATACTGCGCTGCCAGATGGCCTCGATTTGCGCTCCTTCCTCTGCGACATCCGCGAGATTGAACACTATGCGGGTCTGAAGTTCTTCGATGGCCTACGAAATGCAGTCTTTGGCAGCAATTATCCAAGGGAATCTCAGGTTTTTCGAGTTTTCGGTtga
- the LOC117900208 gene encoding protein transport protein Sec24C isoform X2 encodes MNPNMYGPPPTQFQPQPPQQQQYAAPPPGAALGAPGGWPPQQQQPQQQQQQSQPPQQQQPQYGAPPTSSAPQTYLNGNYQQQLATSMGGLNMGGAGAGVPAPPLKMAQQAPAPAGQAAQPPPPTGFNQFNSNAAPLPPTNNNNAFGAPPPAANGGAGAYANGPTPVGGPGSAPPPRTNTPQSVASGINQMSLNSGHLAGLPHMPPPKSAAPQNAAGAAPPPALGAPGAQPAAGPFGVSTSRPGQPLLPPGAGAPPTFTQAGLPPQSQQGLPPMQQAGLPQQSGLPPMQQPGLPPQPQPGAAFGAPQQQQQSAASFGAQQQHQQQQPGAQFGAPQPGGYPGSYPGGPPPLPGQQPAAPPQFGAPQTAGYPGQQQPGAPGYPPQPGQQPAAPGYPPQPGYPPQPGQQSMPGYPPQPGQQPGAPGYPPQPGQQPGAPGYPPQPGGYPGQPGQQQRPGFNPPMPGAGNMYQQAPQQRRLDPDQMPNPIQVMIENQRLAGGPFVTNQPGLLPPLVTTKFVVHDQGNSSPRFLRSSLYCIPNTGDLLKTTALPLTLNISPLARTVEGELEPPIVNFGDMGPIRCNRCKAYMSPNMQFVDAGRRFQCLMCKVSSEVHPDYYQHLDHTGQRVDKHERPELLLGTYEFLATKDYCRNNVQPEVPAFIFIIDVSYNTVKSGLVHLLCAQIKNILKHLPVDQGQDKSKVRVGFITYNSTVHFYNIKSNLAQPQMMVVGDVQEMFMPLLDGFLCHPEESAAVIDALMEEIPRMFADTKETETILYPAIQAGLEALKASNAAGKLLVFNSTLPIAEAPGKLKNRDDRKLLGTDKEKTVLTPQVTAYNTLGQECVQQGCSVDLFVFNNAYIDIATIGQVARLTGGEVYKYTYFQADVDGQRLIEDIIKNVSRPIAFDAVMRVRTSAGIRPTEFFGHFFMSNTTDVELASIDATKSISIEIKHDDKLPPEENIYVQVALLYTSCSGQRRLRVLNLALRVTTTIADVFKSCDLDAIMLFFAKQACFKLMEHSPKQVKDNLIHRSAQILACYRKHCTSPTSAGQLILPECLKLLPLYASCLLKNDAISGGSDMTLDDRSFVIQFVLSMDLNMSVNYLYPRFIPIHNVSAEETELPTPVRCTHEKITEDGAYILENGVHLFIWLGQSLSQNFVQSVFGVQGLQQLALERFNITAETPLARRITDILEQIMHERTRYMRITWLRQNDKLESVFRHFLIEDRGTDGSASYVDFLCHMHKEIKDLLS; translated from the exons ATGAATCCGAACATGTACGGGCCGCCGCCCACGCAAttccagccacagccgccgcagcaacagcaatatgCAGCACCACCGCCGGGGGCTGCGCTCGGTGCACCTGGTGGCTGGCCacctcaacagcagcagccgcagcagcagcagcagcagtcgcagccgccgcaacagcaacaaccacagtaTGGAGCGCCACCGACATCTTCAGCGCCACAAACGTACCTCAATGGCAACTATCAGCAGCAG CTGGCCACGTCGATGGGCGGCCTAAATatgggtggtgctggtgctggtgtgcCGGCGCCTCCTCTGAAGATGGCCCAGCAGGCACCAGCTCCCGCCGGTCAGGCTgcacagccgccgccgccaacgggtttcaatcaattcaattcgaaCGCTGCGCCTCTGCCTCCGACCAACAATAATAATGCCTTTGGTGCTCCACCTCCGGCTGCcaatggaggagcaggagcctaTGCCAATGGACCAACACCAGTGGGAGGCCCGGGTAGTGCGCCGCCCCCGCGCACCAATACACCGCAGAGCGTGGCCAGTGGCATCAATCAGATGAGCCTGAACAGCGGACATTTGGCTGGCCTGCCGCATATGCCGCCGCCCAAGTCGGCAGCGCCCCAGAAcgcagcaggagctgcgccGCCACCAGCCCTGGGAGCGCCAGGAGCTCAACCAGCTGCAGGACCCTTTGGTGTGAGCACCTCCAGACCCGGCCAGCCGCTGTTGCCCCCGGGCGCAGGTGCTCCACCAACATTTACGCAAGCAGGACTGCCGCCACAATCGCAGCAGGGATTGCCACCCATGCAGCAGGCCGGTTTGCCGCAGCAGTCGGGTCTGCCGCCCATGCAACAGCCGGGATTGCCACCACAACcgcagccaggagcagcctTTGGggcaccacagcagcagcagcaatcagcaGCGTCCTTTGgggcacaacagcagcatcagcagcagcaaccaggaGCGCAGTTTGGTGCACCACAGCCGGGCGGTTACCCAGGCAGCTATCCAGGCGGTCCACCGCCACTTCCCGgccaacaaccagcagcaccGCCACAATTTGGAGCGCCACAGACAGCTGGGTATCCTGGACAGCAACAACCAGGAGCGCCAGGATATCCCCCACAACCCGGACAGCAGCCCGCAGCGCCAGGATATCCCCCGCAGCCCGGCTATCCGCCACAGCCCGGACAGCAATCCATGCCGGGCTATCCGCCGCAACCAGGACAACAGCCAGGAGCGCCAGGATATCCCCCGCAACCAGGACAACAGCCAGGAGCACCAGGATATCCCCCACAACCAGGCGGCTATCCAGGGCAGCCAGGACAGCAGCAACGTCCTGGCTTTAAT CCTCCTATGCCAGGAGCTGGGAATATGTACCAGCAGGCACCGCAGCAACGACGCCTCGATCCCGACCAAATGCCGAATCCCATTCAAGTGATGATTGAGAACCAGAGGCTAGCCGGCGGACCGTTTGTGACCAATCAGCCGGgtctgctgccgccgctggtgACGACCAAATTTGTGGTGCACGATCAGGGCAACTCGTCGCCGAGGTTCCTGCGCTCCTCACTCTACTGCATACCCAATACGGGGGATCTGCTGAAGACCACGGCTCTGCCACTGACGCTGAACATCTCGCCGCTGGCACGCACCGTCGAGGGTGAGCTGGAGCCGCCTATAGTGAACTTTGGAGACATGGGACCGATACGTTGCAATCGCTGCAAGGCGTACATGTCGCCCAATATGCAGTTTGTGGATGCGGGAAGGCGTTTCCAGTGTTTGATGTGCAAGGTGTCTTCAGAGG TACATCCCGATTACTATCAGCATTTGGACCACACCGGACAGCGTGTGGATAAGCATGAAAGACCTGAATTGCTGCTAGGAACCTACGAATTCCTAGCCACCAAGGATTACTGTCGT AACAACGTTCAGCCAGAGGTGCCTGCATTTATCTTCATCATTGATGTGTCCTACAACACGGTCAAATCGGGTTTGGTTCATCTGCTGTGCGCCCAAATCAAGAACATACTCAAGCATTTGCCAGTGGATCAGGGGCAGGACAAGTCCAAGGTGCGCGTCGGTTTCATCACCTACAACAGCACCGTGCACTTTTACAACATCAAGAGCAATCTTGCTCAGCCCCAGATGATGGTTGTGGGTGATGTTCAGGAGATGTTTATGCCGCTGCTCGATGGTTTCCTTTGCCATCCAGAGGAATCGGCAGCCGTCATTGATGCTCTGATGGAGGAGATACCGCGCATGTTTGCAGACACCAAGGAAACCGAAACGATTCTGTATCCGGCCATACAGGCAGGTCTGGAGGCACTCAAAGCCTCCAACGCAGCGGGCAAGCTGCTGGTGTTCAACTCCACGCTGCCCATTGCCGAGGCTCCAGGCAAACTAAAGAATCGCGACGATCGTAAGCTGCTGGGCACGGACAAGGAGAAGACTGTGCTGACGCCACAGGTGACAGCGTACAATACGCTCGGACAGGAGTGCGTGCAGCAGGGCTGCTCGGTGGATTTGTTTGTCTTCAATAATGCGTACATCGACATTGCCACCATTGGACAGGTGGCACGCTTGACGGGTGGAGAGGTGTACAAGTATACCTACTTCCAGGCGGATGTGGATGGCCAGCGGCTGATCGAGGACATCATCAAGAATGTCTCACGACCGATTGCCTTTGATGCGGTGATGCGTGTGCGCACATCAGCGGGCATCCGACCCACAGAGTTCTTTGGACACTTCTTCATGTCCAATACAACGGATGTGGAACTGGCCAGTATTG ATGCCACCAAATCCATAAGCATTGAGATCAAACACGATGACAAACTGCCGCCCGAGGAGAACATCTATGTGCAGGTGGCTCTGCTGTACACCTCCTGCAGTGGCCAGCGTCGTTTGCGTGTCCTCAATCTCGCTTTGCGTGTGACCACCACCATTGCGGATGTATTCAAGAGCTGCGATCTGGATGCCATTATGCTGTTCTTTGCCAAACAGGCCTGCTTCAAGCTAATGGAGCACTCACCCAAGCAGGTCAAGGATAATCTAATTCATCGCTCGGCACAGATATTGGCCTGCTATCGCAAGCATTGCACTTCGCCCACATCCGCGGGTCAGTTGATACTGCCCGAGTGCCTCAAGCTGTTGCCGCTGTATGCCTCGTGCCTGCTCAAGAACGATGCGATATCGGGTGGCTCCGACATGACGCTGGACGATCGCTCCTTTGTCATACAGTTTGTGCTGTCCATGGATCTGAATATGTCTGTGAACTATCTGTATCCCAGATTCATTCCCATACACAATGTCAGCGCTGAGGAGACGGAGCTGCCAACACCAGTGCGCTGCACGCACGAAAAGATCACAGAGGATGGCGCCTACATACTGGAGAACGGTGTGCATTTGTTCATTTGGCTGGGTCAGTCGCTGTCCCAGAACTTTGTGCAGTCCGTGTTTGGTGTCCAGGGACTGCAGCAGTTGGCACTCGAAAGGTTTAACATTACAGCGGAGACGCCACTGGCGCGACGCATTACTGATATTCTGGAGCAGATTATGCACGAGCGAACGCGTTATATGAGG ATCACTTGGCTGCGACAGAATGACAAACTGGAGAGCGTGTTCCGGCATTTCCTTATCGAAGATCGTGGCACTGATGGCTCTGCCAGCTATGTGGATTTCCTCTGTCACATGCACAAGGAGATCAAGGATCTGTTAAGTTAG
- the LOC117900208 gene encoding protein transport protein Sec24C isoform X1 — protein sequence MNPNMYGPPPTQFQPQPPQQQQYAAPPPGAALGAPGGWPPQQQQPQQQQQQSQPPQQQQPQYGAPPTSSAPQTYLNGNYQQQLATSMGGLNMGGAGAGVPAPPLKMAQQAPAPAGQAAQPPPPTGFNQFNSNAAPLPPTNNNNAFGAPPPAANGGAGAYANGPTPVGGPGSAPPPRTNTPQSVASGINQMSLNSGHLAGLPHMPPPKSAAPQNAAGAAPPPALGAPGAQPAAGPFGVSTSRPGQPLLPPGAGAPPTFTQAGLPPQSQQGLPPMQQAGLPQQSGLPPMQQPGLPPQPQPGAAFGAPQQQQQSAASFGAQQQHQQQQPGAQFGAPQPGGYPGSYPGGPPPLPGQQPAAPPQFGAPQTAGYPGQQQPGAPGYPPQPGQQPAAPGYPPQPGYPPQPGQQSMPGYPPQPGQQPGAPGYPPQPGQQPGAPGYPPQPGGYPGQPGQQQRPGFNQPPMPGAGNMYQQAPQQRRLDPDQMPNPIQVMIENQRLAGGPFVTNQPGLLPPLVTTKFVVHDQGNSSPRFLRSSLYCIPNTGDLLKTTALPLTLNISPLARTVEGELEPPIVNFGDMGPIRCNRCKAYMSPNMQFVDAGRRFQCLMCKVSSEVHPDYYQHLDHTGQRVDKHERPELLLGTYEFLATKDYCRNNVQPEVPAFIFIIDVSYNTVKSGLVHLLCAQIKNILKHLPVDQGQDKSKVRVGFITYNSTVHFYNIKSNLAQPQMMVVGDVQEMFMPLLDGFLCHPEESAAVIDALMEEIPRMFADTKETETILYPAIQAGLEALKASNAAGKLLVFNSTLPIAEAPGKLKNRDDRKLLGTDKEKTVLTPQVTAYNTLGQECVQQGCSVDLFVFNNAYIDIATIGQVARLTGGEVYKYTYFQADVDGQRLIEDIIKNVSRPIAFDAVMRVRTSAGIRPTEFFGHFFMSNTTDVELASIDATKSISIEIKHDDKLPPEENIYVQVALLYTSCSGQRRLRVLNLALRVTTTIADVFKSCDLDAIMLFFAKQACFKLMEHSPKQVKDNLIHRSAQILACYRKHCTSPTSAGQLILPECLKLLPLYASCLLKNDAISGGSDMTLDDRSFVIQFVLSMDLNMSVNYLYPRFIPIHNVSAEETELPTPVRCTHEKITEDGAYILENGVHLFIWLGQSLSQNFVQSVFGVQGLQQLALERFNITAETPLARRITDILEQIMHERTRYMRITWLRQNDKLESVFRHFLIEDRGTDGSASYVDFLCHMHKEIKDLLS from the exons ATGAATCCGAACATGTACGGGCCGCCGCCCACGCAAttccagccacagccgccgcagcaacagcaatatgCAGCACCACCGCCGGGGGCTGCGCTCGGTGCACCTGGTGGCTGGCCacctcaacagcagcagccgcagcagcagcagcagcagtcgcagccgccgcaacagcaacaaccacagtaTGGAGCGCCACCGACATCTTCAGCGCCACAAACGTACCTCAATGGCAACTATCAGCAGCAG CTGGCCACGTCGATGGGCGGCCTAAATatgggtggtgctggtgctggtgtgcCGGCGCCTCCTCTGAAGATGGCCCAGCAGGCACCAGCTCCCGCCGGTCAGGCTgcacagccgccgccgccaacgggtttcaatcaattcaattcgaaCGCTGCGCCTCTGCCTCCGACCAACAATAATAATGCCTTTGGTGCTCCACCTCCGGCTGCcaatggaggagcaggagcctaTGCCAATGGACCAACACCAGTGGGAGGCCCGGGTAGTGCGCCGCCCCCGCGCACCAATACACCGCAGAGCGTGGCCAGTGGCATCAATCAGATGAGCCTGAACAGCGGACATTTGGCTGGCCTGCCGCATATGCCGCCGCCCAAGTCGGCAGCGCCCCAGAAcgcagcaggagctgcgccGCCACCAGCCCTGGGAGCGCCAGGAGCTCAACCAGCTGCAGGACCCTTTGGTGTGAGCACCTCCAGACCCGGCCAGCCGCTGTTGCCCCCGGGCGCAGGTGCTCCACCAACATTTACGCAAGCAGGACTGCCGCCACAATCGCAGCAGGGATTGCCACCCATGCAGCAGGCCGGTTTGCCGCAGCAGTCGGGTCTGCCGCCCATGCAACAGCCGGGATTGCCACCACAACcgcagccaggagcagcctTTGGggcaccacagcagcagcagcaatcagcaGCGTCCTTTGgggcacaacagcagcatcagcagcagcaaccaggaGCGCAGTTTGGTGCACCACAGCCGGGCGGTTACCCAGGCAGCTATCCAGGCGGTCCACCGCCACTTCCCGgccaacaaccagcagcaccGCCACAATTTGGAGCGCCACAGACAGCTGGGTATCCTGGACAGCAACAACCAGGAGCGCCAGGATATCCCCCACAACCCGGACAGCAGCCCGCAGCGCCAGGATATCCCCCGCAGCCCGGCTATCCGCCACAGCCCGGACAGCAATCCATGCCGGGCTATCCGCCGCAACCAGGACAACAGCCAGGAGCGCCAGGATATCCCCCGCAACCAGGACAACAGCCAGGAGCACCAGGATATCCCCCACAACCAGGCGGCTATCCAGGGCAGCCAGGACAGCAGCAACGTCCTGGCTTTAAT CAACCTCCTATGCCAGGAGCTGGGAATATGTACCAGCAGGCACCGCAGCAACGACGCCTCGATCCCGACCAAATGCCGAATCCCATTCAAGTGATGATTGAGAACCAGAGGCTAGCCGGCGGACCGTTTGTGACCAATCAGCCGGgtctgctgccgccgctggtgACGACCAAATTTGTGGTGCACGATCAGGGCAACTCGTCGCCGAGGTTCCTGCGCTCCTCACTCTACTGCATACCCAATACGGGGGATCTGCTGAAGACCACGGCTCTGCCACTGACGCTGAACATCTCGCCGCTGGCACGCACCGTCGAGGGTGAGCTGGAGCCGCCTATAGTGAACTTTGGAGACATGGGACCGATACGTTGCAATCGCTGCAAGGCGTACATGTCGCCCAATATGCAGTTTGTGGATGCGGGAAGGCGTTTCCAGTGTTTGATGTGCAAGGTGTCTTCAGAGG TACATCCCGATTACTATCAGCATTTGGACCACACCGGACAGCGTGTGGATAAGCATGAAAGACCTGAATTGCTGCTAGGAACCTACGAATTCCTAGCCACCAAGGATTACTGTCGT AACAACGTTCAGCCAGAGGTGCCTGCATTTATCTTCATCATTGATGTGTCCTACAACACGGTCAAATCGGGTTTGGTTCATCTGCTGTGCGCCCAAATCAAGAACATACTCAAGCATTTGCCAGTGGATCAGGGGCAGGACAAGTCCAAGGTGCGCGTCGGTTTCATCACCTACAACAGCACCGTGCACTTTTACAACATCAAGAGCAATCTTGCTCAGCCCCAGATGATGGTTGTGGGTGATGTTCAGGAGATGTTTATGCCGCTGCTCGATGGTTTCCTTTGCCATCCAGAGGAATCGGCAGCCGTCATTGATGCTCTGATGGAGGAGATACCGCGCATGTTTGCAGACACCAAGGAAACCGAAACGATTCTGTATCCGGCCATACAGGCAGGTCTGGAGGCACTCAAAGCCTCCAACGCAGCGGGCAAGCTGCTGGTGTTCAACTCCACGCTGCCCATTGCCGAGGCTCCAGGCAAACTAAAGAATCGCGACGATCGTAAGCTGCTGGGCACGGACAAGGAGAAGACTGTGCTGACGCCACAGGTGACAGCGTACAATACGCTCGGACAGGAGTGCGTGCAGCAGGGCTGCTCGGTGGATTTGTTTGTCTTCAATAATGCGTACATCGACATTGCCACCATTGGACAGGTGGCACGCTTGACGGGTGGAGAGGTGTACAAGTATACCTACTTCCAGGCGGATGTGGATGGCCAGCGGCTGATCGAGGACATCATCAAGAATGTCTCACGACCGATTGCCTTTGATGCGGTGATGCGTGTGCGCACATCAGCGGGCATCCGACCCACAGAGTTCTTTGGACACTTCTTCATGTCCAATACAACGGATGTGGAACTGGCCAGTATTG ATGCCACCAAATCCATAAGCATTGAGATCAAACACGATGACAAACTGCCGCCCGAGGAGAACATCTATGTGCAGGTGGCTCTGCTGTACACCTCCTGCAGTGGCCAGCGTCGTTTGCGTGTCCTCAATCTCGCTTTGCGTGTGACCACCACCATTGCGGATGTATTCAAGAGCTGCGATCTGGATGCCATTATGCTGTTCTTTGCCAAACAGGCCTGCTTCAAGCTAATGGAGCACTCACCCAAGCAGGTCAAGGATAATCTAATTCATCGCTCGGCACAGATATTGGCCTGCTATCGCAAGCATTGCACTTCGCCCACATCCGCGGGTCAGTTGATACTGCCCGAGTGCCTCAAGCTGTTGCCGCTGTATGCCTCGTGCCTGCTCAAGAACGATGCGATATCGGGTGGCTCCGACATGACGCTGGACGATCGCTCCTTTGTCATACAGTTTGTGCTGTCCATGGATCTGAATATGTCTGTGAACTATCTGTATCCCAGATTCATTCCCATACACAATGTCAGCGCTGAGGAGACGGAGCTGCCAACACCAGTGCGCTGCACGCACGAAAAGATCACAGAGGATGGCGCCTACATACTGGAGAACGGTGTGCATTTGTTCATTTGGCTGGGTCAGTCGCTGTCCCAGAACTTTGTGCAGTCCGTGTTTGGTGTCCAGGGACTGCAGCAGTTGGCACTCGAAAGGTTTAACATTACAGCGGAGACGCCACTGGCGCGACGCATTACTGATATTCTGGAGCAGATTATGCACGAGCGAACGCGTTATATGAGG ATCACTTGGCTGCGACAGAATGACAAACTGGAGAGCGTGTTCCGGCATTTCCTTATCGAAGATCGTGGCACTGATGGCTCTGCCAGCTATGTGGATTTCCTCTGTCACATGCACAAGGAGATCAAGGATCTGTTAAGTTAG